In Lentibacillus sp. JNUCC-1, the genomic window CTCCACTGCACAATCCCGCCAATTTAACAGGCATCCATGCATTTAAAAAGATATTGCCGGAAGTCCCGATGGTGGCGGTGTTTGATACGGCTTTTCACCAGACAATGCCACAGCAATCTTATTTATACAGCTTACCTTATGAGTATTATGAAAAGTATGGTATTCGGAAATATGGTTTTCATGGCACCTCACATAAATATGTTGCACATCGGGCTTCAGAAATGTTGGGCATACCAATTGAGCATTTACGTCTCATTTCATGCCACTTAGGTAATGGAGCAAGTGTTGCAGCAATTGAATATGGACGCTCAATTGATACTTCGATGGGCTTCACACCTCTCGCGGGTGTCACGATGGGCACGCGTTCCGGGAATATTGATCCCGCTCTGATTCCGTATATTATGGAGAAAACAGGTAAAACAGCTGAAGAAGTCATCCATGTATTAAATAAAGAAAGCGGAATATTGGCCTTATCAGGCTTTTCCAGTGACTTTCGTGATATTGAGGAGCAAGTGGATGTTAACAAAAGAGCAGAACTTGCTTTGAATGTATTTGCCGGTAAAATTCACAAATATATCGGTTCTTATGCGGCCAGAATGAGTGGTGTTGATGCGATTATATTCACCGCTGGCGTTGGGGAAAACAGTCATGTTGTTCGTGAAAAAATCCTCACGGGCCTGGAATTCATGGGAGTGTACTGGGATTCTAAGTCTAACAATGTGAGAGGTAAAGAAGCATATTTGAACTTTTCTTATTCCCCGGTCAAAGTTATGGTGATCCCGACGAATGAAGAAGTCATGATTGCAAGGGAAACATTGAACTTGATTGAGGAATAGGAGGCAATTTACATGTCTGTGATTGAGCATAAAAAAAACAGCCGAGTTGTCAGCTGTATGATCATTACAGTGAGTGATTCAAGGACATTGTATACGGACAAAAGCGGACAATTGATGGAGCAATTATTAATTGATGCCAACCATAAGATTGCAGGGAGAAACGTTGTGCATGATGATATTGCTTCGATTCGAAATGCTGTTGTTTCTGCAACGCTGATGTCTGACGTCGATGCTGTTTTAATAAATGGGGGCACAGGGATGGCTGGCCGCGATGTGACGATAGAAGCTGTTGAGCCAATGCTTGAGAAGGAAATGCCCGGTTTTGGGGAGATTTTCCGGATGCTCAGCTATCAGAAGGATATTGGCTCAGCGGCGATTTTATCAAGAGCCATTGCAGGAATACGAGGCTTCACACCAATCTTTGCCGTCCCAGGTTCATCCGGAGCAGTCAAACTCGCCATGAATGAACTCATCATTCCAGAACTAACCCACATCGTTAACGAAGCTACCAAAGACCACAAAGCATAACTAGACCTTATTATGACCCACATCATTCGTTTTGCTTAGTTAGTTCGCAGTTGAGACTTTTTAAACGAGAAAACACATTACAGCGTACTTAATATGAAGGAGCAATGGGTTGCCCTAACCTTGGAGTTTGTTCAAAATAGAAATAGGCTGAGAGCGCTTAGTCGTGAAGATTCAAATATGTTTCAAATGAAAACTAAAACAAGAGGTGGACCGGTGGGGTCTGCCTCTTGTTTGTTTTTGAAAGTTTTCATCTGTTTAGCGTACGACGAGGACGTCGCATGTGGCGTAGCGGGCGATGCTTTCGGAGACGCTGCCGATCAGGAAACGTTCCATGGCGTTCATCCCGGTAGCCCCGCAAACAATTAGGTCTGCATCAAAATCTTTTGCAATGTTTTTGGGAATTTTTACTTTTGGAGAGCCGTATTCAACCACACGAACAAGATCATCGACTCCGGATTGTTTCGCAAGCTCAACATACTCATCAAGCAATTCTTTTGCATATTCTTCTGCACGCTCAGTTAACGTTCTATCATACACCTCAATGGTAGCGAATGCCCTGGAATCAACAACATGGGCAAGGATAAGCCTTGCATTATTATTGCGCTTAGCGATTTCCAAAGATTTCTTAAATGCTTTCTCCGAGGCTTCGGATCCATCCACTGCGACAACGATTCGTTCATATTTAAATTCCATGATGCCACATCCCTTCAAAAGAATTTCTTTCCTCACTTTCATTATAACGCTTTCAGTCCTAATTTGGAAAAGAAAGTCTAACAACTTTATGAGCATTTTGGACAAAGTAACATTATGGAGGTGATAGAAGTGGGCAAAAAGAAACCAAGTGAAAAAAACAATTTATTTGATGATAAAGATGGAACAGCAGCTGTGCAAAATCAGCTGAACGAAAGCTATCAAAAAGGTGTTATTGAAGATCAACTTGATAACAACAAAGGTATTCACACCTTTAACAACCAGAAAAAATAACAAAAAAAAGGGGGAATCCCCCTTTTTGTTTAAGATACGATTTGTAAGGTTTTAGGATACTGTGTTAAGACTTCAGCACCTTTGGATGTCATGAAAATCATATCTTCAATCCTCACCCCTGCAACCTCAGGGACATATATTCCTGGCTCAATTGTAAAGCACATTCCTTTTCGCAGTGGCGTTTTGTTTTCCCCGTGCATAGAAGGTGCTTCATGTGTTTCAATGCCGAGTCCATGTCCGATTCGATGAGGAAAATACATACCATATCCTGCTTCTGTTATATAGTCTCTGGCAGCTTGGTCGATCTCTCCTGCCGATGTGTTGAGTTCAGATTTAAGCAAGGCATTTTTTTGTGCGTTCAGAACTGTGTCATAAATGGTTTTCTGCTCTTCGTTAATTTCTTTAAAAGCGACGGTTCTCGAGATATCAGAACAATAGCCATTGTGGATGACACCAAGATCAAATAAAACCATATCACCTGACTTAAGAGTATTGCTGCCCGGCGTTCCATGAGGGGAGGCTGCTTTGGGCCCAAAGAGGACCATGGTAGAGAATGACATAGCTTCAACCCCGCGTTGTTTCAGACCGTATTCAATAGCTGCGATGACCTCAAGTTCCGAAATGCCTTCTTTCAGTGCTGCAACTCCCAATTCCACGCCATAATCTGCTAACTCAGCGGCTTTTTTTAGATGTTCATATTCTTCAGCACTTTTAATACCACGAAGATTAGCAAGTTCATCTTGTACATCCACTGCTTCACACTGTGGCATAATGCGCGTAACTTCATTGAATCGTTCCATCGTGATATGATTGAATTCAAGGCCGATTTGTTTTGGCACGCCTTCATGACTTTGTAAATGGGCCATTAGCATATCCCAAGGATTCTCGTGGTCCTGGTATGCGATGATATCGTGTTCCCATCCTGCATCCTGCGCATCTTGTTGTTCCATACTGGGAACGATCAAAATGGGCTGATGAAGATGATCAGCATAAACGGCAATCAAACGTTCATGTGGATCTGAGTTGTAACGACTGAAATAAAACACATTGGCTTGTGATGTGATTAAAACACTGTCAGTACGTTGTTTTGATAAACTTTCCAAAAGAGTCGTCATTCGTTCTGTCATATTGCTGGCACCTCTTTATTTCATGATTGGTCCCATTATAACAAATTCAGGTAGAAAAAATGTAATTGAAACCTTCTCCGACTTCAATCGTATGACTATTAACCGGTCATAGAGGGAATCATCCAAATATAACAAGGAGGTCATACACATGTTTAAGTTTTTTAAACGCATGAAGACCGTTGTTGGCTCTGAGATGAATGCCATGCTTGATAAAGCAGAAGATCCTGTTAAAATGCTGGATCAATTTTTAAGGGATATGGCTGCGGAGATCAGCGAAGCAGAAAAAGCAGTCGCGAAACAGATTGCTCATGAAAAAATGGTAAGACGAAAAGCGGATGACGCAGAGGCCATGATTGATAAACGGCAAAAACAAGCAGAACAAGCGGTCGATGCCGGAGATGATGATCTTGCTCGCCGGGCACTTGAGGATAAGAAAGAACACAAACAGCAAGCTGATCAGCTGAATGAAACATGGTTGAATGCCAAAGAGGACACAGAGGCGTTAAAATCACAGCTGAACGAAATGAAAAAAGAATATGAGCAGATGAGACTGAAGAAAGACACACTCAAAGCACGGGCTCAAACTGCACAAACTAAAACCAAAATGAACCGTACAATGTCATCAATTGGCAGCGACGAATCCAAACTTGGGTTTGAGCGCATGGAAGAGAAAGTCCTGCAATATGAAGCAGAGGCTGAAACAAGTGAAGATTTGAAAGTGGAAAAACGTGCAAGTCTGGATGATGAATTTGCCCGGTTTGATGACACAGTGGAAGAAGAACTGGAAACATTAAAGAATCAGATGAAGCAAAATAAAAAAGCAGAATAGATGATTAACGAGAATCTAAAGGACAGTCTTTTTGGACAAAGGCTGTCCTTTTGGTATCATGGAATGGTAGAGGTATTACCTCATATCATGGATCACTCAGAAAGGGAGATGGTGTATAATGAAACTTTCTTATCATGGTCACTCAGTTGTTAAAGTCGAAACAAACAATCATGTAATTTTGATTGATCCGTTTATCACAGGAAACGAGCTATGTGATTTAGATCCTGAAACCGTAAAGGCGGATGTGATTTTATTGACACATGGCCACAATGATCATGTTGGGGATACTGAAACCATTGCCAAAAACAATGATGCCTTAGTGGTAGCCACTAATGAATTGGCTGTATACTTGGGCAAAAAAGGTTTAAACACACATGGTATGAATATAGGCGGAGCACGGGATTTTGATTTCGGACGTGTGAAGCTTACAAAAGCATTCCACAGTTCTTCTTATGAAGAGGAAGATGGAACGACAGTTTATACAGGAATGCCTACAGGGATATTGCTGACAGTTGAAGGCAAAACAATATATCATGTTGGTGATACCAATTTGTTCTCCGATATGAAACTGATCGGTGACATGAATGATATTGAGGTTGCCTTTGTACCTATTGGAGACAACTTTACCATGGGTCCGGACGAAGCTCTTGTGGCAACAGACTGGATTAAGGCAAACACGGTGGTACCTGTACACTTCAATACATTCCCTGTAATTGAACAAGATCCAGAAGCGTTTGCTCGAAAAGTTAAAACTGGAAAAGGGAAAGTTATGAAAGTCGGAGAAGTTATGGAACTATAAACTGCTTAACCATGACGTCCAGGCAGTAACCACACCTGCCCTGGACGTCATTTTACTCGACGAAAATTAGTGGTTAAATGAAAATGAAATAGATAAAAAATAAAGACAAATTTAAGTAAACTGCGAACTAATTAGACCACTTTAGTTTTATGAGAGGGTCGCGATTTGCGCTGCGGGAAGTCGCTTTAACTTTATCACAGCTCAAGTGCGACATCTGTTCAAGAAAAACACTTTCACAGTGTCTTCTAGCCGCGGGCACGGCCTCAGCCTCCTTGCCCCGGCAAGGGGTATGTCGACGTTGCCCGCAAAGGGCGGTTTTAGTCGACCCTCCCTAATGTAACGCCGTGGGGTCTTCGGACTCGTGCTGTTCCCGCAGTCAACCATGTATCGCAAAAAACGCTATACACCACAAGGGGATGAAAATAGATGTAGGGTGGCGATACTAGTGCTACGGCTGGATGAGGAAGGTCGATACTCCTTGGTGCCTTAGAGCCCTACCCGCAGTCTGACTCCTTCGACCACGGCGCATCACTTATTGTTGCTCCCTTTCGGGAAGCACTCATGGTAGATTAACCCTATTCTGGTTGTTGCGCCAGCCTTAAAATATTTGATGCCGTAGAAAGGATGCTTTTCAATGGATATACTCATTGAAAGAGCATGCGGTTTGGATGTCCACAAAGACAACATTACTGCATGCATTATCACACCAAAAGGAAAGGAGATTGAAACATTTTCAACCAAAACTGTTTATCTGATCGGATTAGTGGATTGGATCAAGGAACACAAATGCACACAT contains:
- a CDS encoding acetate kinase gives rise to the protein MSYILAINAGSSSLKFQLINMPEETVLTKGLVERIGLEESIFTIETSDQENKLETTIPDHEAAVRHVLDGLLSSGVISDFSDIHGVGHRIVHGGEHFTDAVLITDDVIRKIEDISDLAPLHNPANLTGIHAFKKILPEVPMVAVFDTAFHQTMPQQSYLYSLPYEYYEKYGIRKYGFHGTSHKYVAHRASEMLGIPIEHLRLISCHLGNGASVAAIEYGRSIDTSMGFTPLAGVTMGTRSGNIDPALIPYIMEKTGKTAEEVIHVLNKESGILALSGFSSDFRDIEEQVDVNKRAELALNVFAGKIHKYIGSYAARMSGVDAIIFTAGVGENSHVVREKILTGLEFMGVYWDSKSNNVRGKEAYLNFSYSPVKVMVIPTNEEVMIARETLNLIEE
- a CDS encoding MogA/MoaB family molybdenum cofactor biosynthesis protein; this encodes MSVIEHKKNSRVVSCMIITVSDSRTLYTDKSGQLMEQLLIDANHKIAGRNVVHDDIASIRNAVVSATLMSDVDAVLINGGTGMAGRDVTIEAVEPMLEKEMPGFGEIFRMLSYQKDIGSAAILSRAIAGIRGFTPIFAVPGSSGAVKLAMNELIIPELTHIVNEATKDHKA
- a CDS encoding universal stress protein, translating into MEFKYERIVVAVDGSEASEKAFKKSLEIAKRNNNARLILAHVVDSRAFATIEVYDRTLTERAEEYAKELLDEYVELAKQSGVDDLVRVVEYGSPKVKIPKNIAKDFDADLIVCGATGMNAMERFLIGSVSESIARYATCDVLVVR
- a CDS encoding M24 family metallopeptidase, with translation MTERMTTLLESLSKQRTDSVLITSQANVFYFSRYNSDPHERLIAVYADHLHQPILIVPSMEQQDAQDAGWEHDIIAYQDHENPWDMLMAHLQSHEGVPKQIGLEFNHITMERFNEVTRIMPQCEAVDVQDELANLRGIKSAEEYEHLKKAAELADYGVELGVAALKEGISELEVIAAIEYGLKQRGVEAMSFSTMVLFGPKAASPHGTPGSNTLKSGDMVLFDLGVIHNGYCSDISRTVAFKEINEEQKTIYDTVLNAQKNALLKSELNTSAGEIDQAARDYITEAGYGMYFPHRIGHGLGIETHEAPSMHGENKTPLRKGMCFTIEPGIYVPEVAGVRIEDMIFMTSKGAEVLTQYPKTLQIVS
- a CDS encoding PspA/IM30 family protein, producing MFKFFKRMKTVVGSEMNAMLDKAEDPVKMLDQFLRDMAAEISEAEKAVAKQIAHEKMVRRKADDAEAMIDKRQKQAEQAVDAGDDDLARRALEDKKEHKQQADQLNETWLNAKEDTEALKSQLNEMKKEYEQMRLKKDTLKARAQTAQTKTKMNRTMSSIGSDESKLGFERMEEKVLQYEAEAETSEDLKVEKRASLDDEFARFDDTVEEELETLKNQMKQNKKAE
- a CDS encoding metal-dependent hydrolase, producing MKLSYHGHSVVKVETNNHVILIDPFITGNELCDLDPETVKADVILLTHGHNDHVGDTETIAKNNDALVVATNELAVYLGKKGLNTHGMNIGGARDFDFGRVKLTKAFHSSSYEEEDGTTVYTGMPTGILLTVEGKTIYHVGDTNLFSDMKLIGDMNDIEVAFVPIGDNFTMGPDEALVATDWIKANTVVPVHFNTFPVIEQDPEAFARKVKTGKGKVMKVGEVMEL